A genomic stretch from Dissulfuribacter thermophilus includes:
- the dksA gene encoding RNA polymerase-binding protein DksA → MDQKQLDHFKKILEDKLNELLGEAEQTLEEMTDMNGHYPDITDRATVESDRSFELRIRDRERKLIKKIKKALERIEDGTYGICEECGEEIGVKRLEARPVATLCIECKARQEKEEKLRGL, encoded by the coding sequence ATGGATCAGAAACAGCTTGACCACTTTAAAAAGATTCTCGAGGACAAGCTTAATGAGCTTCTTGGAGAGGCAGAGCAGACTCTAGAAGAAATGACAGACATGAATGGTCATTATCCCGATATTACTGATAGGGCTACAGTGGAATCCGATAGGAGTTTTGAGTTAAGGATTCGAGACAGAGAACGTAAGCTTATTAAGAAGATAAAAAAGGCCCTAGAAAGGATCGAAGACGGTACTTACGGGATATGTGAGGAATGTGGTGAAGAAATAGGGGTAAAACGCCTAGAGGCACGACCTGTTGCAACCTTATGTATTGAATGTAAGGCGCGTCAAGAAAAGGAGGAAAAATTAAGGGGCTTATGA
- the moaC gene encoding cyclic pyranopterin monophosphate synthase MoaC, whose product MVKVLSHLDDQGKARMVDVSGKVQTSREAIASCVVKMGEDAFSALLDKSVPKGDVFSTARIAGILAAKRVDELVPLCHPLPLNFVGIDFDLIPEERAVKITATARTTAKTGVEMEAMTAATVAALTVYDMLKALEKGIVITNIQLEYKSGGKSGTWKKEA is encoded by the coding sequence ATGGTAAAGGTACTTTCCCATTTAGATGATCAGGGCAAGGCAAGGATGGTGGATGTCTCGGGAAAAGTCCAGACGTCTCGCGAGGCTATCGCATCCTGTGTAGTTAAGATGGGAGAAGATGCCTTCTCTGCCTTGTTGGATAAGTCGGTTCCAAAGGGGGATGTCTTTTCCACGGCTAGAATTGCAGGGATTCTTGCTGCTAAAAGGGTTGACGAGCTTGTTCCCTTATGTCATCCTCTGCCTCTTAATTTTGTGGGGATTGATTTTGATTTGATCCCTGAAGAAAGGGCCGTAAAAATTACGGCAACAGCTCGTACTACAGCTAAAACCGGGGTGGAGATGGAGGCCATGACTGCTGCAACAGTCGCAGCCCTCACTGTCTATGATATGTTAAAGGCATTGGAAAAAGGTATTGTAATAACCAATATTCAACTTGAATATAAATCCGGGGGAAAAAGTGGTACCTGGAAAAAAGAAGCATAG
- the dnaJ gene encoding molecular chaperone DnaJ translates to MKRDYYEILGISRSSTQEEIKKAYRKLALKYHPDRNPGDKEAEERFKEAAEAYEVLRDPEKRRLYDAYGHEGLKQSGFQGFSGFDDIFGAFNDIFGEFFGFSSRDVHSRRGPQPGRDLRYDLSITFIEAVKGVEKEIEIERLETCSSCSGTGLKEGTHPSICRMCGGRGQVVRAEGFFRIATTCPNCNGSGQVIENPCPSCGGKGRRPQRQKVTIRIPAGVDTGSRLRLREEGEAGLRGGPRGDLYIVLHVEPHEFFERRGNDVYFTMPISISQAALGAKVEVPTLDGTKEIEIPPGLQTGESIRLKGEGIPDLRGLGSGDFVIQFFVKTPQNLTERQKELLEEFQKIESTKEETLQKEGGFLKKFLKKFDFFEKEG, encoded by the coding sequence ATGAAAAGGGACTACTACGAAATCCTAGGAATTTCTCGTTCCTCTACTCAAGAAGAGATAAAAAAGGCCTATAGGAAGCTAGCATTAAAATATCATCCTGACAGAAATCCCGGGGACAAAGAGGCTGAAGAACGCTTTAAAGAGGCAGCAGAGGCCTATGAAGTTTTAAGGGATCCTGAAAAGAGGAGATTGTATGATGCATATGGCCATGAAGGTCTTAAGCAATCAGGATTCCAAGGTTTTTCTGGTTTTGATGACATTTTTGGTGCCTTTAATGATATTTTTGGTGAATTCTTTGGCTTTTCGTCTCGTGACGTGCATAGTCGAAGAGGCCCTCAGCCCGGCAGGGATTTGAGGTATGATCTCAGTATTACCTTTATTGAGGCAGTCAAAGGCGTAGAAAAAGAGATCGAGATAGAGAGGCTTGAGACCTGTAGTTCGTGTAGTGGAACAGGTCTTAAAGAGGGAACCCATCCTTCAATATGTAGGATGTGCGGTGGTCGAGGCCAGGTAGTGAGGGCTGAGGGTTTCTTTAGAATTGCTACAACATGTCCAAATTGTAATGGCTCTGGGCAAGTTATAGAAAATCCCTGTCCTTCATGTGGTGGAAAGGGTCGAAGGCCTCAACGTCAAAAAGTTACAATACGTATACCTGCTGGAGTGGATACAGGTTCTAGGCTGAGATTGCGTGAAGAAGGTGAAGCGGGCTTAAGAGGTGGGCCAAGAGGAGATTTATACATAGTATTGCACGTAGAGCCCCATGAATTTTTTGAACGTAGGGGCAATGATGTATATTTTACCATGCCTATCTCTATTTCACAGGCAGCCCTTGGGGCCAAGGTAGAGGTTCCAACTCTGGATGGAACTAAAGAAATAGAGATTCCTCCTGGACTTCAAACAGGGGAGAGCATTCGCCTCAAGGGAGAAGGTATACCTGATTTACGGGGTCTCGGTTCAGGAGATTTTGTTATTCAATTTTTTGTGAAAACACCTCAAAACCTCACAGAACGCCAGAAGGAATTACTAGAGGAATTTCAGAAGATAGAATCTACTAAAGAGGAGACTCTCCAAAAAGAAGGGGGATTTTTAAAGAAATTCCTAAAAAAGTTCGATTTTTTTGAGAAAGAAGGTTAA
- the rpoZ gene encoding DNA-directed RNA polymerase subunit omega: protein MARVTVEDCLKKVGSRFELVHLAVERVKQLRKGAQPLIKCKNKEIVVALREIAAGKVTFDNIEELGKEAEEQRIFKALEEDASGVIAK from the coding sequence ATGGCACGAGTAACAGTTGAAGACTGTCTGAAAAAAGTTGGAAGTAGGTTTGAATTGGTACATCTTGCTGTAGAGAGGGTGAAACAGCTTAGAAAGGGGGCCCAACCCTTAATTAAGTGTAAAAACAAAGAAATCGTTGTTGCTTTGAGGGAAATTGCTGCAGGAAAGGTGACCTTTGATAATATTGAAGAGTTAGGAAAAGAGGCAGAAGAACAGCGTATTTTTAAGGCCCTAGAAGAAGATGCTTCTGGTGTCATAGCAAAGTAG
- a CDS encoding GDP-mannose 4,6-dehydratase translates to MNILVTGGAGFIGSNLTDHLVSRGDNVTVIDNLSTGSLDNIAHLQRLSNFKYVNDTILNEEVMDELTKEADCVIHLAAAVGVKYVLENPLTSIETNIKGTEIVLNCANRHKKRVLIASTSEVYGKHMHAPLKEDDNLIYGPPSTMRWSYAAAKLVDEFTALAYHRTKKLEVIIFRCFNTIGPRQTGLYGMVVPRFIKQALRDEPITVYGDGTQTRTFTYVGDVVESLTRLMECDAAIGEIINIGGKEEVSIKELAERIKKLANSNSEIILVPYNQAYGKDFEDMMRRVPSLEKLEALIGYSPNTPLDEILKKTIEYFRTKAD, encoded by the coding sequence ATGAATATCTTGGTAACTGGAGGAGCGGGGTTCATCGGTTCCAACCTTACGGACCACCTCGTCTCCAGAGGTGACAATGTAACTGTAATTGATAATTTAAGCACAGGATCACTAGATAATATTGCGCACCTGCAAAGACTATCTAATTTCAAATATGTAAATGATACCATTTTGAATGAAGAGGTAATGGATGAACTCACCAAAGAGGCAGACTGCGTAATACATCTCGCTGCTGCCGTTGGTGTAAAGTACGTACTAGAAAATCCCCTTACCTCTATTGAAACCAATATTAAGGGTACAGAAATAGTTTTGAATTGTGCAAACCGTCACAAAAAAAGGGTGCTCATAGCCTCTACCTCAGAGGTCTATGGTAAGCACATGCATGCGCCGTTAAAAGAGGATGACAATCTCATTTATGGCCCTCCCAGCACTATGCGTTGGAGTTATGCAGCGGCAAAACTCGTAGATGAATTCACTGCACTTGCCTATCATAGGACAAAGAAACTCGAAGTAATTATCTTTAGATGTTTTAATACCATTGGTCCAAGACAAACCGGTCTCTACGGAATGGTGGTACCGAGATTTATAAAACAGGCCCTCAGAGATGAACCAATTACAGTGTATGGAGATGGCACCCAAACCAGGACTTTCACCTATGTTGGAGATGTTGTTGAGTCTTTAACGCGACTCATGGAATGTGACGCAGCCATTGGAGAAATAATAAATATTGGCGGAAAAGAAGAAGTATCTATTAAAGAGTTGGCAGAAAGAATTAAAAAGCTTGCCAATAGCAACTCAGAAATAATATTGGTCCCATATAATCAAGCCTATGGAAAAGACTTTGAAGATATGATGAGAAGAGTCCCATCCCTTGAAAAACTTGAGGCCCTAATCGGTTATTCTCCAAACACTCCCCTTGATGAAATTCTCAAGAAGACTATTGAATACTTTAGGACAAAGGCAGATTAA